A window of Brachybacterium fresconis contains these coding sequences:
- a CDS encoding extracellular solute-binding protein codes for MLTRRGLVAGGALGGLLLLSGCGLRPTGGPTVPSGPIAADGELEGSIRFQTWNLRSGYLDYFQGLIDEFVTAHPATAIDWVDQPADGYADSLQVDAANLDLPDVINVAPDLALPLARAGLLLDLSEARPQAAEAYLDGAWQDYTYEAADGSFAYPWYLNTGPTYYNRSLFADAGLDPDAPPETWDDLLDQALVMGDAAQGEYYMIGQLPVIADFGLYGVPLMDDAEERFIFDDDLAVGFVERFREAYERQGLLPDATVLTATTAGERFQSGQVAFSPGSAYDLENFKENAPQLYENLGISSAITNTGHANMTSQGIAVSSRTEHPEVAIAFAEFVTGAEKQTEFSRLVNVFPSTVGALEDPYFTEEDGADGTHVRVISAAQVEDARNHQPVVWTEEMRIELQRQLSDAVVGRTSARDALEASVSQANRLIGASS; via the coding sequence ATGCTCACTCGTCGAGGACTCGTGGCAGGCGGCGCGCTGGGCGGCCTGCTGCTCCTGTCCGGCTGCGGACTGCGACCCACCGGAGGACCGACGGTGCCCTCCGGCCCCATCGCTGCCGACGGCGAGCTGGAAGGGAGCATCCGCTTCCAGACCTGGAACCTGCGCAGCGGGTATCTCGACTACTTCCAGGGGCTGATCGACGAGTTCGTCACAGCTCACCCGGCAACCGCGATCGACTGGGTCGATCAACCCGCCGACGGCTACGCCGACAGCCTCCAGGTCGACGCCGCCAACCTGGACCTGCCCGACGTCATCAACGTCGCCCCCGATCTGGCACTGCCCCTGGCGCGGGCCGGACTGCTCCTGGACCTCTCCGAGGCCCGGCCGCAGGCCGCGGAGGCCTATCTCGACGGCGCCTGGCAGGACTACACCTACGAGGCCGCCGACGGCTCCTTCGCCTACCCCTGGTATCTCAACACCGGTCCGACGTACTACAACCGCTCCCTGTTCGCCGATGCCGGTCTCGACCCCGATGCTCCACCGGAGACCTGGGACGACCTGCTGGACCAGGCACTGGTGATGGGCGATGCGGCGCAGGGCGAGTACTACATGATCGGCCAGCTGCCCGTCATCGCCGACTTCGGGCTGTACGGGGTGCCGCTGATGGACGACGCGGAGGAACGCTTCATCTTCGACGACGATCTCGCCGTCGGTTTCGTCGAGCGCTTCCGCGAGGCCTACGAGCGCCAGGGGCTGCTGCCCGATGCGACCGTGCTCACGGCGACCACCGCCGGCGAGCGGTTCCAGAGCGGCCAGGTCGCCTTCTCCCCCGGCTCGGCCTACGACCTGGAGAACTTCAAGGAGAACGCCCCGCAGCTGTACGAGAACCTGGGCATCTCCTCGGCGATCACGAACACCGGACACGCCAACATGACCTCGCAGGGCATCGCGGTCAGCTCCCGCACCGAGCACCCCGAGGTCGCCATTGCCTTCGCGGAATTCGTCACGGGGGCCGAGAAGCAGACCGAGTTCTCCCGTCTGGTGAACGTCTTCCCCTCGACCGTCGGCGCGCTCGAGGACCCCTACTTCACCGAGGAGGACGGCGCCGACGGCACCCACGTGCGCGTCATCTCGGCCGCTCAGGTCGAGGACGCCCGCAACCACCAGCCCGTGGTCTGGACCGAGGAGATGCGGATCGAACTGCAGCGCCAGCTCTCGGATGCCGTCGTCGGCCGGACCAGCGCCCGGGACGCGCTCGAGGCGTCCGTCAGCCAGGCGAACCGACTGATCGGAGCCAGCTCATGA
- a CDS encoding carbohydrate ABC transporter permease yields the protein MTSSSTTVAPATADAPAIDRAASRPQRRRGLRTHSPLSPWLLMAPALLAAIVFVLFPFLNTIVLSFTDAQPLVGGSFTGLQNYRDLLADPMFWVALRNCLLYVVGAVPPLVVLPLLLAMLVRKAVPGIGAIRTAVYTPVIASVVVTGLIWTWILDSRGLVNSVMSSLGVISSPIPFLTDEFLLLASSMIVTVWQGLGYYMVVYLAVLANVPTSLHEAAMMDGASPVRRFFTVTLPAMRTTMLLIGVISSLAAFRVFSEIFVLSGGTGGPGGRSSSLVMLIRESGTGLSGRLGYSSAISIVLFLLTVLLMIANLRLSSRKES from the coding sequence ATGACCTCATCGTCCACGACCGTCGCCCCCGCGACAGCGGACGCCCCGGCGATCGATCGCGCCGCATCGCGACCTCAGCGCCGTCGCGGGCTGCGCACCCACTCCCCGCTCTCGCCCTGGCTGCTCATGGCGCCGGCGCTGCTGGCCGCGATCGTCTTCGTGCTCTTCCCCTTCCTGAACACGATCGTGCTCTCCTTCACCGATGCCCAGCCGCTCGTGGGCGGCTCGTTCACCGGGTTGCAGAACTACCGTGACCTGCTGGCCGATCCCATGTTCTGGGTCGCTCTGCGCAACTGCCTGCTCTACGTGGTCGGGGCCGTCCCGCCGCTGGTGGTCCTGCCGCTGCTGCTGGCCATGCTGGTGCGCAAGGCGGTACCGGGGATCGGCGCGATCCGGACGGCCGTCTACACCCCCGTGATCGCCTCCGTCGTGGTGACCGGTCTGATCTGGACCTGGATCCTGGACTCCCGCGGGCTGGTCAACTCCGTCATGTCCTCCCTGGGCGTGATCAGCAGCCCGATCCCGTTCCTGACCGACGAGTTCCTGCTGCTGGCCTCCTCGATGATCGTGACCGTCTGGCAGGGCCTGGGGTACTACATGGTCGTCTACCTCGCCGTGCTCGCCAATGTGCCGACCTCGCTGCACGAGGCCGCCATGATGGACGGCGCCTCGCCCGTGCGGCGCTTCTTCACCGTCACGCTCCCCGCCATGCGGACGACGATGCTCCTGATCGGCGTGATCTCCTCCCTGGCCGCATTCCGCGTGTTCTCCGAGATCTTCGTGCTCTCGGGGGGCACCGGCGGGCCGGGAGGCCGCTCCAGCTCCCTGGTGATGCTGATCCGGGAGTCGGGCACCGGGCTCTCCGGTCGCCTGGGCTATTCCTCGGCCATCTCCATCGTCCTGTTCCTGCTGACCGTCCTGCTGATGATCGCGAACCTGCGCCTGTCCTCCC